GATTGAGAAATATATTGGAAATGTGTAAAGAGTAGTGTCGCGAACTCGCTGCTCAGAAATTAATCAAAAGTGCATGAATTACTATATCTATTGtgaaaatacaataaatctgtgtgtaccagtggcgaaggatggaatattgacgaaggtaagccgtcccaaagaaaaggatgtatattcattacaagaatgtatatgtatgtatggattctTAAAaagtaacccggcgggaatcggcctctatggactcttcgccgctggtgtGTACTACTATCTTGTTTGTGCTTGCACGTAACCCTGTGACGCCCACGAGATAGAATAATGACAAGAATGACAACGATGTCTAGGAAAATCTGGAAAGGTAGAGTTTCtctgattatgaaaaaaaaacaagttgttATGTTAATCATGTTctaatcacatcacatcacttATAATACTGGGTAGGTactagttaattttatttgttgcgATAATAATTCTGTAACTTTTCTTTTTGTACTGTATTATTTACATAAGCTTCTGTACTAAATTAAAGCGATGCTCGATGTGGAATTTGtatcaacaaattaaaaatgattaaaTCGCTACTCATTTtgcatctaataataattttaattgacttattcctaaattaatgtcaataaagattaataagcttataacAATTGCATATAGTTAAAGTATCTTtggacaaaaattttataaaaaaaaacaatacctacctacataattttaaatatattagatatGAAACGATTTTCtatcttcatttttaatttgattgttgatcatcatcatcatcattatcaacccatattcggctcacttctgagcttgagtctcctctcagaatgagagccgtgataacccattGGACCTCTAtgttcgattccggagggtgggttcgaatccggtctgggggatgcacctccaacttttcagttgtgtgaattttaagaatttatatatcacgtgtctcaaaaggtgaaggaaaacatcgtgaggaaatctcctagagaattttcttatatgcgtgtgtgaagtctgcaaatccgtattgggctagcgtggttttctgagaggagactcaagctcagcagtgagctgaaacCAAAATGGGTAGATAATGATTAAATTTATGATAAACTCAACACATCAAGCTTGGCTTTAGTATACCGTTAAATGCAGTAAAATGCATACAGAGGAATTTAATATCTTAGTTTCCTAAATAAAGAGGGCAGGGTTGGTGGTATCGGGACACGGTCCTTTACTCCATCCTTGAAGTAAACCACTCCTGGTTTTGACATCAGAACCGTGTGAATGGATGGCACAGCGATGTTGCAGGCCAGTTCCACTGAGACGCAACGACAACCTTGGATGTCCAACACTCGGAGGACTTTGCAATGGTCCATTATTGCTTCCAATGACTTGTCTGTAATATGATTGCAACCCTggaaaattgaatatttatgttttaagagTTCAGctcaatatacatatttaaatatagttttaaataaactatttttataaatggtctaagatccagcatctatactaatattataaagctgaagagtttgtttgtttgattgaacgcgctaatctgaggaactactagtccgatttgaaaaattctctcagtgttagatagcccatttatcgaagaaggctataggccacgcgggtgaaaccgcgcggcgtcagctagttaggaACATACAGGGCCACTGGAATAcggcatttaattttttttatattatattatgtgtcaTGGTgttagcaaataaaaaatatcaaaaacaacGCTActaaagtatatttaatatatactttAGTAGCGTTTACccatatttcttgaaaaaaggaaaaacatttttgCTTCAAAATAGTATCTTTGCCCGGTCTACCCCAGAacaatttgatagctaatgatcctCCTATCACCATATAAAGGAAATATGTGGCGATCCattgcaaaattaaattttaagcaaaaaaatcactgttttaaatatttcgatttttcgctttcagccatttttcaacatatttaaattttgaatatctTGTTGGATAGCTAATAAGACACACTTGTTTTTAAACTGCTATGCTCATAAAGTAGctaggtaatttttttaaataaacttgacAGTGATTATTAGGCATAGGTCTTATTAGAATCTCGTTAAATATCATGTTGTACTTACTCTCAAAATAAGATTTTGCAATCTTTTGAGTCCTTGGACTATTTCTACCACGGCATCATcttttaaattgtaacaatCTGTTAAATTAAGATACTCAATACTTGGACAATTTATGACTAGATGTATTATACCATCAACAGTGATTTGTTGGCATCTACTAAGATCTAAGATTCTGAGCTCCTTGAACATAAAAGCGTATGTGAGGCTGACATCAGTCAATCGGTTGCAGGAACTTAGGTTAAGTTCCCTGAGCGACTTCAGCCGACCCAAGGAGTATCCAGTGTAGGAAGGTAAAGGGTAAAAAGTCATCTTTTTACATATATTCATGACATCACGCTTTCTACGCGCATCACGTATGATCTCTTCTTCTGCTCTTGAACCCAAATGTATTCTATTGGTTGGATGATTTTCACTGTAATTTGATGTAGCAGGTCCATCACTGTCGATGTTTATTTCCAGTTTACCGATACCAGAAAAACCAGCATCAGAAACTCTATCGCAGTAAGTCAGTTTTAGTGTCCGCAAATGCACTTGGttcttaaaaatcttttgtattgACATATCTGTTACAGCATTGAAACAGTAACTTAAATCGAGGTATCTCAAGTTAGGTAGTTTTTCAGAGATCATTATGGCAACATTTTGGTGTAGATTTAGAGAATTTAAGTCTAATTCTTCCAAGATTAAGTTTACTTTTTGGCATATACCGTACTCAATTCCTTCTTCACTAATAAGTTCACACTGGGCAATGTTTAATCTTTTCAACTTATTTAACTTGTGCAATTCTGATAATCCTAAATTTGTAACTGCTCTACACCTCCGTATGTTTAGGTATTCCAAATTGACCAGATTATTACAAATATATCTGAGGGACAGGTCAGTGACCCTGGTGCACAGAGCTATATTAAGCTCCCTCAGTGTTTGCTGGTATTTTGTGAGTGCCATGATTCCTGTGTTTGTGAGCTGATCACAGGACTGCAACTCTAAAGAGTCCAGTTTTAGGTCTTCAATTTGAGCTAAAGATTCTAATGCAGCTCCATCAAATAGTGTATTAGAAAACACCAAACTTCGAATTTTTTTTGCTCTGGAAGCTATGAATTGCatcacaaaatataatgtaagaaCACTTTCAGaaggattttcaaaaatattgtttgtatttggATAAAACTTTCTAATGAAGCCAACGTGAAATTGCAAATTGCATGATGATAAACACAAATCATTTAGTTCTGGAGCAGCTTTGacaattctataaaataatgcATCAGTAAGGTACTTGTTTTCTGATAGATTTatactttttaagtttttaaaactatcAATCAGCCAGTCTTCTGCCTTTTCAAATAAGCATCCAGACATAAATAGTTCCTTACAGCTTTGTATGCTCAATTTCTCCAGATTGGTACACTTTTGCAAGATATAGTTCATAGTTTTTTCATGAATATCACACTTCCTTATAGTTAAAGTCTTTATATTCTCCCCCATTTTATCCCAGAAAGTATTCATTTTGCTTGATATTTCTACTTCACTGAATACAAAATTTTCATATGGTATAATTGAATCTTCAATAGCTGGAATTGGTGTAATTTCTCCATTAAAATCTGCTTTGTAAAACACAAGCaccttttcttttaaaaaacaatgaTCATTTGCAGCCAAATACCAAGATCTGCATGTTTCACTTGCTGATTTTCTATCTGCATGCAGTAGATATTTAAAAAGGTAGACCAGAACCTGCAAAACATATTGAAAGGCTGACAAACACTGTTGGAAaaagttaattgtattttttataactgagTTATTTCCTATACTTAAGAACTTGTCTAAAAATAGTAGTAGTTAGGTACTATAAACAATGTTATTtgcatttgtttaaattatagcTGCACTAGTGGatacctgcgacttcgtccgcctggaatttagtttttcacaaatggaaccatggatttttccgggataaaaagtagcctatgtgttaatccaggctgtattatatcttaataccaaatttcagctaatttggttcagtagtcgaggcgtgaaagagtaacaaacattcataacatcaaaatcatcagtttttgcaaaactcaggaaaccatggatttttcaggataaaagtagcctataagtccagagtaaaatctatttccattccaaatttcagacaaatcacttcagtagtagcggcgttaagagtaacaaacatccaaacatccatacaaactttcatgtttttaatgttaataggAAGTAGGGTAGGATTAAAGAagcttaaataattattattgccaatatctatctatctattggaAATAACTAATATCATAATGAGGTAGGATTTGATCGTTGGTTTGCTTGCTCTGAGTTTCAGAGACTAGAGAAATCTACATTATCACTGATGAACATATTAGGGAACGGGAAATACTCGGCGCGTTGAAACTTGAAACCTCGTGGCGTATG
This DNA window, taken from Bicyclus anynana chromosome 1, ilBicAnyn1.1, whole genome shotgun sequence, encodes the following:
- the LOC112049617 gene encoding F-box/LRR-repeat protein fbxl-1; this encodes MASIELPYEVLVYLFKYLLHADRKSASETCRSWYLAANDHCFLKEKVLVFYKADFNGEITPIPAIEDSIIPYENFVFSEVEISSKMNTFWDKMGENIKTLTIRKCDIHEKTMNYILQKCTNLEKLSIQSCKELFMSGCLFEKAEDWLIDSFKNLKSINLSENKYLTDALFYRIVKAAPELNDLCLSSCNLQFHVGFIRKFYPNTNNIFENPSESVLTLYFVMQFIASRAKKIRSLVFSNTLFDGAALESLAQIEDLKLDSLELQSCDQLTNTGIMALTKYQQTLRELNIALCTRVTDLSLRYICNNLVNLEYLNIRRCRAVTNLGLSELHKLNKLKRLNIAQCELISEEGIEYGICQKVNLILEELDLNSLNLHQNVAIMISEKLPNLRYLDLSYCFNAVTDMSIQKIFKNQVHLRTLKLTYCDRVSDAGFSGIGKLEINIDSDGPATSNYSENHPTNRIHLGSRAEEEIIRDARRKRDVMNICKKMTFYPLPSYTGYSLGRLKSLRELNLSSCNRLTDVSLTYAFMFKELRILDLSRCQQITVDGIIHLVINCPSIEYLNLTDCYNLKDDAVVEIVQGLKRLQNLILRGCNHITDKSLEAIMDHCKVLRVLDIQGCRCVSVELACNIAVPSIHTVLMSKPGVVYFKDGVKDRVPIPPTLPSLFRKLRY